The following proteins are co-located in the Candidatus Binatus sp. genome:
- the nagA gene encoding N-acetylglucosamine-6-phosphate deacetylase has product MTTTPTSVNLPDGKLSGCIARPDGSLVRGRITFTDRITAIDPASGGGDEDYILPGFVDLQLNGSHGIDVMNASADALAALSRHLAREGATAWMPTAVTAPIEKIAQVHESIAGAIENSRLDKSADAAAILGMHLEGPFISPLRLGAHPALNLEPRADAFDRVLAMRALRLLTLAPELPGALDAIRRLTARAVVVSIGHTNATLEQANAAIAAGARMFTHLFNAMRPLNHRDPGVVAAALAPSPAFAAIIPDGVHVHPAILRLACRARGIAGMILVTDKVALAKASAAEKNPGPARGSITIRDGAARLDDGRLAGSIISMLDGVRVMVEKAGVGIGDAAVMAATNPAGLVGAGDRGRIQVGARADLIVLSRALELKAVFIAGRELA; this is encoded by the coding sequence TTGACCACCACGCCCACATCGGTGAATCTGCCTGACGGCAAGCTGTCCGGCTGCATCGCCAGGCCCGACGGCTCGCTCGTCCGCGGGCGCATCACGTTCACCGATCGGATCACTGCGATCGATCCCGCATCCGGCGGCGGCGACGAAGATTACATCCTGCCCGGCTTCGTCGATCTTCAACTCAACGGCTCGCACGGTATCGACGTGATGAACGCGTCGGCCGACGCACTCGCCGCTCTAAGCCGCCACCTCGCGCGCGAAGGCGCCACGGCCTGGATGCCGACCGCGGTCACCGCGCCGATTGAAAAGATCGCACAGGTTCACGAGTCGATCGCCGGTGCGATTGAAAATTCGCGCCTCGACAAGTCCGCCGATGCGGCCGCGATTCTCGGGATGCATCTCGAAGGGCCGTTCATTTCGCCGCTCCGGCTCGGCGCGCATCCCGCGCTCAACCTCGAACCGCGCGCCGACGCTTTCGATCGAGTGCTCGCGATGCGCGCGCTGCGCTTGCTCACGCTCGCGCCCGAGTTGCCCGGCGCGCTCGACGCGATTCGGCGCCTTACCGCCCGCGCCGTGGTCGTCTCCATCGGCCATACCAACGCGACTCTCGAGCAGGCCAACGCCGCCATTGCCGCCGGCGCCCGGATGTTCACGCATCTGTTCAACGCGATGCGGCCGTTGAACCATCGCGATCCCGGCGTTGTCGCCGCCGCGCTCGCGCCGTCACCCGCGTTCGCCGCGATCATCCCCGACGGTGTCCACGTGCATCCCGCGATCCTGCGTCTGGCTTGCCGCGCCCGCGGGATAGCCGGGATGATCCTTGTCACCGACAAAGTCGCGCTGGCGAAAGCCTCTGCCGCCGAAAAAAATCCCGGGCCTGCGCGCGGATCGATAACGATTCGCGACGGCGCCGCACGCCTCGATGACGGCCGGCTGGCCGGCAGCATCATCTCGATGCTCGACGGGGTTCGCGTGATGGTCGAGAAAGCCGGCGTCGGCATCGGCGATGCGGCCGTGATGGCTGCGACCAATCCCGCGGGTCTCGTCGGCGCGGGCGATCGCGGCCGCATTCAGGTCGGTGCGCGCGCCGATTTAATCGTGCTCAGCCGGGCGCTAGAGTTG